TATCAGTTCCGTGTTCGGGTTGCTTTATTCTGGCAATCTGCCTTGTTCCTGGGTCAAGGTTCAATGTGGTTTATCACTACCAGCCCTGAACACGAGTATAGTTCTGAACTCTGTCTATATATACTATACGAtgcaatattaattatttttaagatGAAGTTGTTTCAATCAgagttgatttttatgatgtaaAATATGATATAGACAGTAATACCTTGTACAGAATTTAAATAGTGGTCTACTGCCTGAGAATATAAAATAAGGGAGGAGTAACTGTTTATCTACGAGACTACGGGTATTATAACAATCTATAGAAGGTAGTCTGTCTTAGAACCCCAAGGATAACTTTTGGTTTGTGGGAATTGTTTTACATTTATCCTTGTCTGTTTGCAATTGCGCGTAGGCATTAGAGCCCCAAGGATAACTATTGGTTTTTGGGTATAGTTGATTATGACTGGTTGCAATAGGTATTAGGTACTTGAATTGAGTCATGATTTTCTCCCATATTTCTCCTCCGAAGCTTTGATTGTAACATATAGAAAACATTATATATGACTTCTATATCATATTATTGAACAGTAAAAACTGGTGGAAAGTTTTGAGTTAACTTTCAGATAATATTGTGTAAAGACTAAATATATAACTTGAATTCTAGATTTAGAAGAGCTTGATTAGCCAGTTGATGCTTGGAAGTACTCACTGATTGATTCATCTTTAAATTATTCAATAACTAGATTTGATTAAGAAAGGGAATTATCATATCAGAGTTTGCTAGAGTTTTTGTCTACTTTAATTTGATATTTGCTGTTAGGCTCAATTTATTATTGGCATTCTTCTTTCCTTTGCTTGTGTACTTAACTAATACATGTACTACTTGTATTTGAAATGAAAATTATCAATGGTTCAAGTCAGTGTGACAAATTTTGAATACAGGTCAACACGAGGTCTTTTTTCTTAGCTACATGCATGTAAATTATGCCCTTGGACACCTATTTTACTTCCCAATATAATGATTTTATATTCAGGTTCTCTCCGTTTTACTTCTTTCCCCCCTCTAGACAATCTGGATCTTTCTTCCCTTATGCTGGTTTGCCTCTTTAATTCCATGTGTGTTGCTAGAAAGTAAGTGGCTCTACTGTGTTGGAAAGTCAGAGGCTTGAACTTGTTGTTTGGTCTGTATTAGACAGCTTGTTGCTTGACATAAATATGATTGCACTATACATGCATTAGTAAGCTGCTATCTtctgtttgtttctttttcgtGCTGCATTATAGCTAAagtacgttaattaatataaatCTGTTTGCAGACTGAGACTCCACCATAAGAATCCTCCAGCTTTTTCAGGTTTTTTGTATTTCATTCCTTTCCCAAGATTGTCATGTTGCTAGTAAATCGTTTCTCACCTTATCTATTATTGCACCTTTTATCAAACTTTCAAGGGAGTCCAGGGATATTACAACATTAATGCAGAAAAAACTCGTGAAGAGAACTGGACTTGAAGGGTATCCAGTTGCTTTATAGCCAAGTACATTTTTTTATGATGTAAGTTAAGCCTACCCAAAATTTCTATAATTAAATTGATATTTTCTTTCATATTCTACTGCCAAAGAACAATACAATCTGCCAATGATTAGGTGGTTGCAGCCCCATTTTTCTTTGATCTCCTTTCTGAGTATAACGTACATAAATTGTACCTTGAATATTATGTTTATAAAAGTACTTGACTAGTACAAGTTTTACTTAGCTTACTGTCAtggaaaattatgaaattatacgTGTTTTCTAAATGCAGTTGTACATTAAAGGGTTGAGCATACAAGTAAAAGAGTTCAACTTGTTGAgtcttaggttcattagttgaaagttaggaaCGAAAAAAGACATTTTagacaaaatatgacctataataatgaaacgagtcttaaatgtgcataacttgaccaaagtaggtgtgaatgagtatttgaaatattaaaataagtctaataaacatgtaaagagtttaaaatatttatttatgtcCAGTAGTTGGAGTTGAGGCCGAAATAAGCCactttagtcaaaatgtgacctataatgatcaaacgagccttaaatgtgcataacttgaccaaagtaggtgagaatgagtcttttaaacataaaactaagtaaattaaacatgtaaacgacacaaaatacttatttaggtttattagttgaaagttgggagcgaaataagttatttttagtcaaaatgtgacctaaaATGAACAAACTAGCCTTAAATGTTCATAACTTgaacaaagtaggtgacaatgagtcttagaaacattaaaataagtaTGATAAACATGTTAcgggtttaaaatactcattaggTTCATTATTTGAAAGTTGAGACCGGAATAAACTATTTTAGTTAAAACTAGTATagcacccgtgcgatgcacgatttacatCTACTACACAAAATACTCCCTATTAAATTGACATGAAATCTAAACTATATCCATAGACAATTAACCAAAATAAAGCTTGTAGATATTCTTCTAAATTAAAATGAATCGTGGATAGTTTTTACTTTCATTCTCATTCATTACCCGTGTCAAACATAAAGTAATTCTCATATACCCTTTATTTCTATAGAGCTTGTAGAACTAATACACAAAATATACTCACATAATACTCGCCCCGCATTTATCTCATTACCCGATCACTTATCACTTAGACACATCATGTACATTATTCCGCTAGAGATAACTTTTAGTCAAGGAAAGGCGGGCGCGGAGGATTGTCCCTCCGCACCCGTACTCACATTAAAATATCATCCTTATCCCCGCCACCGACGATATATATGTACGTTACCGacctacaaaataaaattcattcccGCTCCATCACCCACCCATTTATCAAAATTCATCTCAAACCAACCATATACCCTTTTTTtggtagttttcaatttaatttaaaaccCTATTTAGAGTATTTTCCAATTTGGTTGTCTTATTAGAgtaattgaataaataaataaaatgttgTAATATGTAGGTTagttgttaaaaatgttattcataatcaattagatgaaggGTATGTGAGGTGAGAGGGTTAAATCTAAAATTCAACATTGCCTTGTCACTCGAGGCAGATACATTTTCTATCCGCATCACCCACCAAATTAAAGTTTTCCACCAACCCTTCCAACTTGGGGCGTTGCATAAGGATCTCCCCAAAACCCGCCCCACTTGACAATTTGACATTCCTATATTTGGTTAATAATTCATGTTACCTTCAGTTAACTTTCTAATAAACTTACTCCGACCCTTTTGATTGCGCCATGGCCAAAAATCAGTTTATTAAGAATTGAGTATAAAATGTGAACATGAGTTGATAAAGTAGTCACATGAGAGAAGAGATAGAGAGAGAGCAAGTGGGAAAATTTTTCGTTTAATGTATGGATTAATCTCAAACGGACACACCAAAGATGAATATGAGGAAAATAAAGGGACATAAGAACTATTGAATAAAATATTTGTGAAAGAGTAAAGAAGTGATATTTTTGATAtaacttcctccgtttctataTAGTTGGAACATACACATTATCACACTTTAAGAAAAAAGAATCAAAATTCTTTAATATAAGGGTATAAGTgaaaatgagttatgttattttatTTGGTGTTTGAGAGGTTATAGTTAATAAAGAGAGTAAAGTGAGGTAGAAATGTCAAATTATACAAAATAGTTTTGCATTTATGGTGTGTTGCAACTTTTCTGTTTTAGaaaagtgttgcaattttttcGTTTAGGGAAGTgttgtaaataaaaaaaaatagagaaaatacTATTTAATacatttactaaaataattgtTGAGACTCTTATAATAGTATAAGTACTATGTTGTAAGAGTACGTACAATTTTGTAATAGTCATATTTTAAATACTACGAAGTCGGAGTACATATGATTGAATAATAGTCATATCGTAATttcaccaatattatattacGCAGTGTATATAGAATGCATGCATATATACCCATTTGGATAAAACATACATTTTAGTACATTTATATATATGTTAATAATAAAAACATACATTTTGGTCATAACTTTAtgttaagaaaaaataaaaaatatacttcctccgttcttaaataCTCGCAAAGTTTGTCACTTTCACGATGCCAATGCATAATTTAGATCGTCAATATCTTTAATTCTAttcaagaaaaaattataaaaatttgatgttTTAAAAATACGTAttgagacaaatctaacaaAATCCCACATGGCTATGttttatttgacatataaatcaccaataatagtcaaagtggaatatgtgaatagtgtaaaaatatcaaacgttgcgagtatttatgaACATAGAAAATATAGTTTTTGAGCAACCTAATAAACATACATtctagtacggagtatatatatttCAATTTGATCAAAGTTTTTGTTTAATATCTTTTTAGTTAACGTATAAAAAATGTTAAATAATGATT
This Spinacia oleracea cultivar Varoflay chromosome 6, BTI_SOV_V1, whole genome shotgun sequence DNA region includes the following protein-coding sequences:
- the LOC110805352 gene encoding uncharacterized protein isoform X2, whose translation is MKPNDSLLIFGSSNAEVVHVKIIKLALRLAYINLNGFSLLSQRKSTLCTGYQFRVRVALFWQSALFLGQGSMWFITTSPEHELRLHHKNPPAFSGSPGILQH
- the LOC110805352 gene encoding uncharacterized protein isoform X3, with the translated sequence MKPNDSLLIFGSSNAEVVHVKIIKLALRLAYINLNGFSLLSQRKSTLCTGYQFRVRVALFWQSALFLGQGSMWFITTSPEHELRLHHKNPPAFSGILQH
- the LOC110805352 gene encoding uncharacterized protein isoform X1 encodes the protein MKPNDSLLIFGSSNAEVVHVKIIKLALRLAYINLNGFSLLSQRKSTLCTGYQFRVRVALFWQSALFLGQGSMWFITTSPEHELRLHHKNPPAFSGFLYFIPFPRLSCC